Proteins encoded by one window of Cylindrospermum stagnale PCC 7417:
- a CDS encoding YbjN domain-containing protein, whose protein sequence is MVIQAQKVISENLTNFFQSLLNRGFDYAIKESNPASIGEIASFFRELSETSSKISSPDTNPNQPIFNALLNFFRQDNWQFQQLKPEPVLRIPFQGKNGNWNCYAKAREIQQHFVFYSICPITAPESKREAIAEFITRVNYDMIIGNFELEFSVGEIRYKTSVDVKDERLSFKSIKHLVYTNVNMMDKYLPGIISVIAGDILPTSAINQIEPNSSIYQSSDKQEELAFNSSSSSQPDIQQQEKIPERKSHILARLTPDEIGQLHQALQVLEPYQRKQTQAIIEKVKRLMIARLDDLGTEVFDEAFTLFKRVKFPAIILKLIQRYSRMGGQTRLFIQQLQDWVKQSGEVADNSDINLAIEDLEELFGKINKRLEELPTDKLLGEKELIYLIEIEQFREQLAFFTRFIKDIE, encoded by the coding sequence ATGGTAATTCAAGCCCAAAAAGTAATTTCCGAGAATCTCACAAATTTTTTCCAAAGTTTACTAAATCGTGGTTTTGATTATGCCATTAAAGAAAGTAATCCCGCATCAATTGGCGAAATTGCCAGCTTTTTTCGGGAACTGTCGGAAACATCCTCAAAGATTTCATCCCCAGATACTAATCCTAACCAACCAATTTTTAATGCTCTACTTAATTTCTTCAGACAAGATAATTGGCAATTTCAACAGCTAAAACCTGAGCCTGTCCTGCGTATCCCTTTTCAAGGTAAAAACGGTAACTGGAATTGTTATGCTAAAGCTAGAGAAATACAGCAGCATTTCGTATTTTACTCTATTTGTCCCATTACAGCCCCAGAATCTAAGCGTGAAGCTATAGCAGAATTTATTACTAGGGTTAATTATGACATGATTATCGGCAATTTTGAACTAGAGTTTAGTGTTGGAGAAATTCGCTACAAAACCAGTGTTGATGTTAAAGATGAGAGACTTAGCTTTAAGAGCATCAAACATTTGGTTTACACTAACGTCAATATGATGGATAAATATCTCCCAGGAATTATATCTGTAATTGCTGGTGATATTTTACCTACATCTGCGATTAACCAAATTGAACCAAATTCAAGTATTTACCAATCATCAGATAAACAGGAAGAGTTAGCGTTTAACTCTTCCTCATCCTCGCAACCAGATATACAGCAGCAGGAAAAAATACCTGAGAGAAAATCTCATATATTAGCAAGATTAACACCAGATGAAATTGGTCAATTACATCAAGCATTGCAAGTGCTGGAACCTTATCAGCGTAAACAAACTCAAGCAATCATAGAGAAAGTCAAAAGATTAATGATTGCTAGATTGGATGATTTAGGAACAGAAGTATTTGATGAAGCATTTACTTTATTTAAAAGAGTTAAATTTCCGGCAATAATTCTTAAATTAATTCAACGTTATTCAAGAATGGGGGGACAAACAAGATTATTTATCCAGCAATTACAAGATTGGGTTAAACAATCTGGAGAAGTAGCCGATAATTCTGACATCAACCTAGCGATAGAAGATTTGGAAGAACTATTTGGGAAAATTAACAAGCGACTGGAAGAACTACCTACAGATAAGTTGCTAGGTGAAAAGGAACTAATATATTTAATTGAGATTGAACAATTTAGAGAGCAGTTAGCCTTTTTTACGAGATTTATCAAAGATATCGAGTAA
- a CDS encoding peptidylprolyl isomerase, whose amino-acid sequence MTETLLLTVNNHPLTLAESLAYLRVAGKLQPFLMEIVQQYILKQETSAIADIDIDTVEQYIIDFRLQEQLVKPEKFAQWLTTNGMNFADFRASVAFQLKVDQLKAQVAEPKLEEYFTQNQRLLEQVVFSRIVVDNSNLAQDLRQQVEQNGADFNQLAKLHSVVDDAVVGGVMGAISREEMPDFIQAATLNVTPGQIIGPFEIDDLYCLLKVEEVLSATLEGELKQELENQIFEEWLQEKLQQMNVQLAIE is encoded by the coding sequence ATGACAGAAACGCTATTATTAACCGTCAACAATCACCCTCTTACCCTCGCTGAGTCCCTTGCTTATCTCCGGGTTGCTGGCAAACTGCAACCTTTCTTAATGGAAATAGTGCAACAGTATATTCTTAAACAAGAAACTTCTGCGATCGCAGATATTGATATTGATACAGTAGAGCAATATATCATCGATTTTCGGCTGCAAGAGCAACTTGTCAAACCAGAGAAATTCGCGCAATGGCTGACCACTAACGGCATGAATTTCGCTGATTTTCGGGCATCCGTCGCTTTTCAACTCAAAGTAGACCAACTCAAAGCCCAAGTTGCAGAACCCAAACTTGAGGAATATTTTACCCAAAACCAACGTTTACTAGAGCAAGTTGTTTTCTCTCGTATTGTTGTAGACAATTCCAACTTAGCCCAAGATTTACGCCAGCAAGTTGAGCAAAATGGCGCTGATTTTAACCAACTCGCCAAACTACACTCTGTTGTAGATGATGCTGTAGTCGGTGGTGTCATGGGAGCAATTAGTCGTGAAGAAATGCCTGATTTCATCCAAGCAGCGACTTTAAATGTTACCCCTGGTCAAATAATTGGCCCTTTTGAAATTGATGATCTCTACTGCTTGCTGAAAGTGGAAGAAGTCCTCAGTGCGACCTTAGAAGGAGAACTGAAACAAGAGCTAGAAAATCAAATATTTGAGGAGTGGTTGCAAGAGAAATTACAACAAATGAATGTCCAGCTTGCTATTGAATGA
- a CDS encoding alpha-ketoglutarate-dependent dioxygenase AlkB family protein has product MLEIDPKQQLFPEIITMMDGQPMPDAEVIVYQKFFNALESDQLFQELLNGINWQQDKVKFNEQEIGIPRLTAWYGDEGKSYSYSGMVKHPSTWNPTLLRIRSRVEKVEKVNFNSVLLNLYRSGKDRVSWHSDDEAELGKNPIIASVSFGETRRFQFRHRINKTLDRITVNLTHGSLLIMKGSTQHFWQHQIPEAAKSLKERINLTFRIII; this is encoded by the coding sequence ATGTTAGAAATTGATCCTAAACAACAACTTTTCCCTGAAATTATAACTATGATGGATGGTCAACCCATGCCAGATGCTGAAGTTATAGTGTATCAAAAATTTTTTAATGCTTTAGAAAGCGATCAACTCTTTCAAGAACTCTTAAACGGAATAAACTGGCAACAAGATAAAGTAAAATTTAATGAGCAAGAAATTGGTATACCTAGACTTACAGCATGGTACGGTGACGAGGGTAAGTCTTATAGCTATTCAGGAATGGTTAAGCATCCATCTACTTGGAATCCCACATTATTAAGAATTAGAAGCAGAGTTGAAAAAGTTGAAAAAGTAAATTTTAATAGCGTTCTTCTTAATCTTTATCGAAGTGGAAAAGACCGAGTTTCATGGCATAGTGATGATGAGGCTGAACTAGGTAAAAACCCAATTATAGCTTCAGTGAGCTTTGGAGAAACTAGGCGATTTCAATTTAGACACAGAATCAACAAAACTTTAGACAGAATCACAGTCAATCTGACACATGGTAGTCTTCTAATTATGAAAGGCTCAACTCAACATTTCTGGCAACACCAAATACCAGAAGCTGCAAAATCACTGAAGGAAAGGATAAATTTAACCTTCAGGATAATAATTTAA
- a CDS encoding DUF4157 domain-containing protein has product MYSGQHRTSKKSSNSSDKPVPSRFAPRGFVVQPKTEEVTPQQDQTPEEQTQREEPNQYKSGFIDSSKWRPGPPARTPRIQMKLTRLQSGDMYQQQPVSSNPVVIQPQANTDLSPEQNSTLEPFEKADEVANEGVEIQRLSESGESGDEDSNSANGGTVQRACSLCETEKSLVQTKLTIGSTGDKYEQEADSMAERVMSMDTPTATNGHTIQRLGEEQEQPQQPLSASVTPLVQRLSELVQRMAEVKASTNETLVNSNKEPLFTSKQDHVESTQLPWLQPKHINRVNSRPGTEAKYLDNRSHTDTSTAEEQPIQRLTDETLQRSGNSDTTPATPSLESRLGSQTGGGSPLDEQTRSFMESGFGADFNQVRVHTDTTAVQMNKELGAQAFTHGHDVYFGAGKAPGKNELTAHELTHVVQQGGAVQRKLSASQDKSLLIQKAELAQDYIQRQGDNSTQIIDINTSGAVGVDSKQEYSFTIPISGDVGADKFLVISIMWIFSLNQNDATKVRNKYIKGWKYYRKPTEEELKNKVRLVLIDKSLYEAVKTDLYGTDNQTTNNSPANLPGVNGGRYNSIHNPSSTNLPGASGGVSGSRHNPSSINSPGVNSGVSDSMLNNNPSNPVEPKGKYGTGNQSTGNALTTEGRRQKFDNLVKNPDGILPQRILTATASKIYNETHRKNPVSLDTLPGNNQEWDLILDRLLQERELLNGLPNEIKQVLGGQALFDSFPQDYQQLLRIARNLNKLPPELRSSVKPLNSNDIYSPGGLDTYEQYVSDLSKNSGISSALSEGKSGTTTEQTEKEQLSRLPENIKSLLGAEESFQPNNYQQLLRIAEKLKQFGPEDFAVYKLLTIKATDKLDLFEKSLDMYLARKEELKKALAEQQQNNPKEPTMQDAINEKWQGLDESAVGNMSEDKRYQLARQKTSELTEAQLKFMQKHPGQTLTDFAKSATLMNTGETFNATSKDLIEAASGDANAWARWAAGAGAGAKISGWLLAVGGILYVASWLTGVGELATIAAAAAVLLGATVILSVAESELRIKAASQAKEPEEFKRNVELAAAARTNVILAVSMIVVAAVLHFTAKALFPKTVQNINTSLKNFRERIRLKGSVSELKPEIVQEMGLRKGELAKATELAKQKTLDAAKDLEGLNTEQFVETLEKGDSGFMDQSKLPPEQRLNYRELLRTPEGRAAIEGYKQKLVNALKIDVVAEIEKLSQEYASKIDEFLKDIDAAKNHDDLKAATNKTEGALTEENMKKFMQEEQENITNRKLEEAVNEAHKETHIELEQLRVSRFLGNEIIRGISTNDVHILNLLDDQALNILAGASNTQLIQAIALARRNTKALNVLLVKYGKDLVGKLSSKTFAQYLPDIIEVGAGEGNYSQFLKKEFLYEGEEFLATDFAQEAGKGNFLLNAEKSGIATRYGIDANQLHELFEPESARIIVGANPYGNGPKNPGQSYGLTKFTGKGQNTAADNRFLLSAYQILQPEGKVIIRCKSNIIRKYINKSTLISNQQKQQLSQHFPNVEGTNPYTRVKPEDLLEFAKIGYEITVTPTSPPEGASFGRPDTNPGQGIKLNPFNVEITFQKSNTPSVNYIIEDKPFVEQP; this is encoded by the coding sequence ATGTATAGCGGGCAACACAGAACTTCCAAAAAATCTTCCAATTCCTCTGACAAACCAGTACCTAGTCGGTTCGCACCGCGCGGCTTTGTCGTTCAGCCAAAAACTGAAGAAGTAACACCCCAACAAGACCAAACGCCAGAAGAACAGACTCAAAGGGAAGAGCCAAATCAGTATAAAAGTGGCTTTATAGATAGCTCAAAATGGAGACCTGGCCCTCCAGCTAGGACACCAAGAATTCAGATGAAGCTTACCCGTCTTCAGTCTGGGGATATGTATCAGCAACAGCCAGTCTCATCAAATCCTGTTGTTATTCAGCCTCAAGCCAACACAGATTTATCGCCAGAACAAAATTCTACGTTGGAGCCATTCGAGAAAGCTGACGAAGTAGCGAATGAGGGTGTTGAAATTCAGCGCTTGAGTGAGTCGGGAGAATCAGGGGATGAGGACTCCAACTCAGCGAATGGGGGAACTGTTCAACGTGCCTGCTCTCTATGCGAGACAGAAAAATCACTAGTCCAAACCAAACTCACCATCGGCTCGACCGGAGATAAATACGAGCAAGAGGCAGACTCGATGGCAGAACGGGTGATGTCAATGGACACACCAACTGCTACTAATGGACATACAATTCAGCGTCTGGGTGAAGAACAAGAACAACCCCAACAGCCTTTATCGGCATCCGTTACCCCACTCGTTCAACGCTTGTCAGAACTTGTTCAGCGGATGGCTGAAGTTAAAGCATCAACTAACGAAACTCTAGTAAATTCCAACAAGGAACCACTCTTTACCTCTAAACAAGATCATGTAGAGTCTACACAACTGCCCTGGCTCCAGCCAAAACATATTAACAGGGTGAATTCCCGTCCAGGTACTGAAGCTAAATATTTAGACAATCGCTCTCATACAGATACATCAACTGCCGAAGAGCAACCAATTCAACGCCTGACTGACGAAACGCTTCAAAGGTCAGGAAACAGTGATACAACACCTGCCACTCCCAGCTTAGAAAGTCGTTTGGGGAGTCAAACAGGTGGGGGTAGCCCTTTAGATGAGCAGACACGCTCTTTTATGGAGTCGGGTTTTGGCGCTGATTTTAATCAAGTACGGGTGCATACTGACACGACTGCTGTGCAGATGAACAAGGAGTTGGGAGCACAGGCGTTTACTCATGGTCATGATGTTTATTTTGGGGCTGGGAAAGCACCGGGTAAGAATGAGTTGACTGCTCATGAATTGACCCATGTGGTGCAGCAGGGTGGTGCGGTACAACGCAAACTTTCAGCCTCTCAAGACAAAAGTTTGCTGATACAAAAGGCAGAATTAGCTCAAGATTATATCCAGCGCCAAGGGGATAATTCCACACAAATAATTGACATTAATACATCTGGTGCCGTAGGAGTAGATTCTAAACAAGAATACTCTTTTACTATTCCCATCTCTGGAGATGTTGGTGCAGACAAATTTTTAGTCATCTCAATAATGTGGATATTTAGTCTGAATCAAAACGATGCAACTAAAGTAAGAAATAAATATATTAAAGGTTGGAAATATTACAGAAAACCCACAGAGGAAGAGTTAAAAAATAAAGTCAGGTTAGTACTTATTGATAAATCATTATATGAGGCAGTTAAAACAGATTTATATGGAACCGACAATCAAACTACTAATAACAGCCCAGCAAATTTACCAGGAGTAAATGGGGGACGTTATAACTCAATACACAACCCTAGCTCAACAAATTTACCAGGGGCAAGTGGGGGTGTTTCTGGGTCAAGACACAACCCTAGTTCAATAAATTCACCAGGAGTCAATAGTGGTGTTTCTGACTCGATGCTCAACAATAACCCAAGCAACCCTGTTGAACCCAAAGGTAAATATGGAACAGGTAATCAAAGTACTGGTAACGCCCTAACTACAGAAGGAAGAAGACAAAAATTTGATAACTTAGTGAAAAACCCTGATGGAATTCTTCCGCAAAGGATTTTGACCGCAACAGCTAGTAAAATATACAACGAAACGCACCGAAAAAACCCTGTTTCCTTGGATACTCTTCCTGGCAACAACCAAGAATGGGATTTAATTCTGGATCGCCTTCTGCAAGAGCGTGAGCTACTTAATGGTTTACCCAATGAGATTAAGCAGGTGCTTGGGGGTCAAGCTTTATTTGATAGCTTTCCCCAAGATTATCAACAGCTATTAAGAATTGCTAGGAATCTTAATAAACTACCACCAGAACTCCGGAGCAGTGTTAAGCCTCTAAACTCCAACGATATTTATAGTCCAGGGGGACTCGATACCTATGAGCAGTATGTTTCTGATCTGAGCAAAAATTCTGGGATAAGTTCTGCTTTGTCAGAGGGGAAATCAGGGACAACCACAGAGCAAACTGAGAAAGAGCAACTAAGCAGACTACCCGAAAACATCAAATCTCTATTAGGTGCAGAGGAGTCTTTTCAACCAAACAATTATCAGCAACTACTACGCATAGCTGAAAAACTTAAACAGTTTGGTCCAGAAGATTTTGCCGTCTATAAGTTGCTCACCATTAAGGCTACCGATAAGCTGGACTTGTTTGAAAAATCGTTGGATATGTACTTGGCCCGCAAGGAAGAACTCAAAAAAGCTTTGGCGGAACAGCAACAGAACAATCCCAAAGAGCCAACCATGCAGGATGCCATTAACGAGAAGTGGCAGGGGCTAGATGAATCTGCCGTTGGCAATATGTCAGAAGATAAGCGTTATCAATTGGCCCGCCAAAAAACCAGCGAACTTACTGAGGCCCAGTTGAAGTTCATGCAAAAACATCCAGGGCAAACATTAACCGATTTTGCCAAATCTGCCACCCTGATGAATACTGGTGAAACTTTTAACGCTACTAGTAAAGACCTTATTGAGGCTGCTAGTGGCGACGCTAATGCCTGGGCACGCTGGGCAGCAGGTGCTGGTGCGGGGGCTAAGATTTCCGGTTGGTTACTGGCAGTAGGCGGTATTTTGTACGTAGCTTCTTGGCTTACAGGTGTCGGAGAACTGGCCACTATTGCTGCCGCTGCTGCCGTTCTGCTTGGCGCTACCGTAATACTTTCGGTGGCAGAGTCTGAATTAAGAATCAAAGCTGCCTCCCAGGCTAAAGAGCCAGAAGAATTTAAGCGCAATGTGGAGTTGGCAGCAGCAGCCCGAACGAATGTAATTTTGGCTGTGTCCATGATTGTCGTAGCTGCGGTATTGCATTTTACTGCCAAGGCATTGTTCCCTAAAACCGTACAGAATATCAATACCTCTCTGAAAAATTTCCGGGAACGGATAAGACTCAAAGGTTCTGTATCCGAGCTTAAGCCCGAAATAGTGCAAGAGATGGGCTTGCGAAAAGGAGAACTAGCTAAAGCGACGGAACTAGCCAAACAAAAGACTTTAGATGCTGCCAAGGATTTGGAAGGGTTGAATACAGAACAATTTGTGGAAACGCTGGAGAAAGGGGACAGCGGATTCATGGATCAATCCAAGCTGCCACCAGAGCAAAGGTTAAATTACCGCGAATTGCTGAGAACACCCGAAGGACGTGCCGCTATCGAAGGATATAAACAAAAACTCGTTAACGCACTAAAAATAGATGTAGTTGCAGAAATCGAGAAGTTATCTCAGGAATATGCGTCAAAAATAGATGAATTCTTGAAAGACATTGATGCCGCCAAAAATCACGACGATCTGAAGGCGGCTACTAATAAAACAGAAGGCGCTCTTACTGAAGAAAATATGAAGAAATTCATGCAGGAAGAGCAAGAAAATATAACCAATAGAAAACTTGAAGAGGCTGTCAATGAAGCCCATAAAGAAACCCATATAGAGCTAGAACAGTTACGAGTCAGTAGGTTTCTTGGAAACGAGATAATAAGGGGGATCTCAACTAATGACGTGCATATTTTAAACTTGCTTGATGACCAAGCTCTGAATATCCTCGCAGGTGCATCTAACACCCAACTCATTCAAGCTATTGCTTTAGCTAGGAGAAATACAAAAGCATTAAATGTTTTGCTTGTAAAATATGGAAAAGATTTAGTTGGAAAATTATCATCTAAAACGTTCGCACAATATTTGCCAGATATTATAGAAGTTGGAGCAGGTGAGGGAAATTACTCACAATTTCTAAAAAAAGAATTCTTGTATGAGGGCGAAGAATTTCTAGCAACAGATTTTGCTCAGGAAGCTGGTAAAGGTAATTTTCTTCTCAATGCTGAAAAATCAGGAATTGCCACTAGATATGGCATTGATGCCAATCAATTGCATGAGCTATTTGAGCCAGAAAGTGCACGAATAATTGTTGGAGCTAATCCTTATGGAAATGGGCCTAAAAACCCTGGTCAAAGCTACGGTTTGACAAAATTCACAGGTAAAGGACAAAACACGGCAGCAGATAATCGGTTTCTCCTGTCTGCCTACCAAATTCTTCAGCCTGAAGGCAAAGTTATTATTCGATGCAAAAGCAATATTATCAGAAAATACATTAACAAATCTACCCTGATTTCTAATCAACAGAAACAGCAACTTAGCCAACATTTTCCAAATGTAGAAGGTACTAATCCTTATACTCGCGTAAAACCTGAAGACCTTTTAGAGTTTGCTAAAATTGGTTATGAAATAACCGTTACCCCAACTTCACCTCCTGAAGGCGCCTCTTTTGGTCGTCCAGACACAAATCCGGGTCAAGGTATAAAACTAAACCCTTTCAATGTTGAAATTACTTTTCAAAAATCAAATACACCAAGCGTTAATTATATTATTGAAGATAAGCCATTTGTGGAGCAACCCTAA
- a CDS encoding patatin-like phospholipase family protein, with protein sequence MNINKQIQSIVACFLLAGFGLWLTNNSEMLRYFFFLRVPILVCLLLVFFPLISVYLFPSLLKNLFVLRSNGQLILVIIGATLAGISTVLVYNIILTNAYLRFALNPGKPIPESMQDIIAILLAYPIVITSIYLSRKEIRSQKTPIWKGIISGVGLAMILIVILDFVKYILKNNDFLKQIILNCLSLLPKELQKGYILRSGELAPGIIEAIAFLLVLLVLYFYGYVKLQPQAKCNRFEAPALVYVTLILSIMVLLLGGMSFFLDYPRVPVLLLFIVISAAGYLIFQVDHFYNLKDSPVSKPQPDDWKQAINKRLEYQGNNKILVVICASGGGIQAAGWTTAVLTGLQELIGISFTQAIGWVSSVSGGSVGAMYYLDRFGDNGYPEQEELQNIFDSATKDSLDAIGWGLAYPDLLRFIGFPFLVPKMEDRGTAIEIDWRGELKHPKTPPSLTYWREKVEAGIIPIPIFNATLVEDGRRFLISPMTFYNPVNDQDNVRYQDFEYKYIDFNTLYPKYDIDITTAARLSATFPYLSPVSRPNKDTGSNFHVADGGYFDNFGVATSVQLLDKLLGSSQQHQIKKVLFLQINAFADSPINNQNQGKPGWQMEVFGSIEALLKVRSSTQTAGNLLNVKFLREKWKKQNVEIADFTITFPRKINTQPLSWQLTQEQKEAIKKGWKELKDYQDDELVIQQIEQKWQQWHRQSPPNLE encoded by the coding sequence ATGAACATAAACAAGCAGATTCAGAGTATTGTAGCCTGCTTCTTGCTGGCAGGTTTTGGATTGTGGCTCACCAACAACTCCGAAATGTTACGCTATTTTTTCTTCTTACGCGTGCCAATTCTTGTTTGCTTACTGCTAGTCTTTTTTCCATTAATCTCAGTTTATTTATTTCCATCATTACTCAAAAACTTATTTGTTCTCCGCTCCAATGGACAATTAATTTTAGTGATTATTGGTGCAACTTTAGCTGGAATATCAACCGTACTTGTTTATAATATTATCTTAACTAATGCATATCTTCGATTCGCCTTAAATCCAGGAAAACCTATTCCTGAATCAATGCAAGATATCATAGCAATTCTCTTAGCTTACCCTATTGTAATTACCTCGATTTATCTATCTAGAAAAGAAATAAGAAGTCAAAAAACACCTATCTGGAAGGGCATAATATCAGGTGTGGGACTAGCAATGATTCTGATAGTCATCTTGGACTTTGTTAAGTATATTTTAAAAAATAATGATTTCCTCAAACAAATAATCCTGAATTGTCTTTCTCTCTTACCAAAAGAATTACAGAAAGGTTATATACTTCGTTCTGGTGAATTAGCTCCTGGCATTATTGAAGCGATCGCATTTTTATTAGTACTTTTAGTTCTTTATTTTTACGGTTATGTAAAACTACAACCCCAAGCTAAATGTAATCGATTTGAGGCTCCTGCTCTTGTCTATGTCACGCTAATTCTTTCTATAATGGTGCTGTTATTAGGAGGAATGTCGTTCTTTCTCGATTATCCTCGCGTTCCGGTACTGTTATTATTTATAGTTATCTCTGCGGCTGGCTATTTAATTTTCCAGGTAGATCATTTCTATAACCTCAAAGATTCTCCAGTCTCCAAACCTCAACCAGACGACTGGAAGCAAGCGATAAATAAGCGCCTTGAATACCAAGGTAATAATAAAATTTTAGTAGTTATTTGTGCTAGTGGTGGAGGTATTCAAGCAGCCGGATGGACAACCGCAGTTTTGACCGGTTTGCAAGAATTAATTGGCATCTCATTTACACAAGCCATCGGTTGGGTAAGTTCAGTTTCTGGTGGTTCAGTAGGGGCGATGTACTATCTAGACCGCTTTGGTGACAATGGTTATCCAGAGCAAGAAGAACTACAAAATATCTTTGATAGTGCGACTAAAGATAGTTTAGACGCCATAGGTTGGGGACTAGCTTATCCGGACTTATTACGCTTTATTGGTTTTCCTTTCTTAGTACCTAAAATGGAAGATCGTGGTACAGCTATCGAGATTGACTGGAGAGGGGAGTTGAAGCATCCAAAAACACCACCTTCTTTAACTTATTGGCGAGAAAAAGTTGAAGCTGGAATTATTCCTATTCCTATTTTTAATGCAACTCTAGTTGAAGATGGTCGCCGCTTTTTGATCAGTCCAATGACCTTTTATAACCCAGTTAATGATCAAGACAATGTCAGATATCAGGATTTCGAGTATAAATATATAGATTTTAATACTCTTTATCCAAAATATGACATCGATATAACTACAGCAGCCAGACTTTCTGCCACTTTCCCTTATTTGTCACCCGTTTCTCGCCCTAACAAAGACACTGGTAGCAATTTCCATGTAGCTGATGGAGGTTATTTTGACAATTTTGGCGTAGCAACTAGCGTGCAATTGCTAGATAAGTTGTTAGGGTCTAGCCAACAGCATCAAATTAAAAAAGTCTTATTTTTACAGATAAATGCTTTCGCTGACTCTCCCATTAATAATCAGAATCAAGGCAAGCCAGGATGGCAGATGGAGGTATTTGGGTCAATAGAAGCATTATTAAAAGTTCGCAGTTCTACCCAGACTGCTGGTAATTTACTAAATGTTAAATTTCTTAGAGAAAAGTGGAAGAAGCAAAATGTTGAAATAGCTGATTTCACCATTACTTTTCCTAGAAAAATCAATACACAACCACTTTCTTGGCAACTAACTCAAGAACAAAAAGAAGCAATTAAAAAAGGCTGGAAAGAACTCAAAGACTATCAAGATGATGAATTAGTCATTCAACAAATCGAGCAAAAATGGCAACAATGGCATCGTCAATCACCTCCAAATTTGGAGTAA
- a CDS encoding NAD(P)-dependent oxidoreductase yields the protein MKVAFLGTGLMGLPMAQRLLAANIELVAYNRTPEKLAPLAAAGAQIVTQPRQAIRSAECIILMLSNAAAIYHVLLTDTNWHTLSGRSIIQMGTITPIESQEIRDAVVAAGGEYIEAPVIGSIPEAETGKLIVMVGAESKQYQRHLPLLQHFGSEPLLIGPVGSASSLTLALNQLIASLTTSFALSLAFVQLQGINIDLFMQVLRDSKLYAPTFDQNLQRMLDGNYANANLPTKQLIKVTDLFISEAKALGLNLNSIEGVRQILQSAMQMSRPEDDYSSVFPAIREWGDASGE from the coding sequence ATGAAGGTGGCATTTCTGGGAACTGGATTGATGGGACTACCGATGGCTCAAAGGTTATTAGCTGCAAATATAGAGCTAGTTGCCTACAACCGCACCCCAGAAAAATTAGCACCACTAGCAGCAGCTGGCGCCCAAATTGTCACCCAACCACGCCAAGCAATTCGCTCTGCTGAGTGCATAATTCTCATGCTCTCTAATGCCGCAGCGATTTATCATGTCTTACTCACAGATACGAATTGGCACACTCTCTCAGGGCGCAGCATCATCCAAATGGGGACAATTACCCCCATAGAAAGCCAAGAAATCAGAGACGCCGTGGTCGCTGCTGGTGGTGAGTATATAGAAGCACCTGTAATAGGCAGCATCCCAGAAGCAGAAACTGGCAAACTAATTGTCATGGTTGGCGCCGAGTCAAAACAATATCAACGTCACTTGCCGTTACTACAACATTTTGGTTCAGAACCTTTACTGATAGGCCCCGTGGGGTCTGCCTCATCACTCACACTAGCACTAAATCAACTAATTGCCTCCCTGACAACTAGCTTTGCCCTCAGTCTAGCTTTTGTCCAGCTTCAGGGAATCAATATAGACTTATTTATGCAAGTTCTGCGTGACAGTAAACTTTACGCACCTACCTTTGACCAAAACCTGCAACGGATGTTAGATGGCAATTATGCAAACGCCAATTTACCCACAAAACAATTGATCAAAGTGACAGATTTGTTTATCTCCGAAGCCAAAGCCCTGGGTTTGAATCTCAATAGTATTGAGGGTGTGCGGCAAATCTTGCAATCAGCAATGCAAATGTCACGTCCTGAAGACGATTACTCATCAGTATTTCCTGCCATTCGGGAATGGGGAGATGCCAGCGGGGAATAG